The following proteins come from a genomic window of Eubalaena glacialis isolate mEubGla1 chromosome X, mEubGla1.1.hap2.+ XY, whole genome shotgun sequence:
- the TCEAL8 gene encoding transcription elongation factor A protein-like 8, producing the protein MQKSCEENEGKAQNMPKAEEDRPMDAVPQEAERNPLPSEEGVSQEAEGNLRGGLTQPGQGYKEDTPVRHLDPEEMIRGVDELERLREEIRRVRNKFVMMHWKQRHSRSRPYPVCFRP; encoded by the coding sequence ATGCAAAAGTCTtgtgaagaaaatgaaggaaaagcaCAGAACATGCCAAAGGCTGAGGAAGATCGCCCTATGGATGCTGTACCACAGGAGGCAGAAAGAAATCCTCTACCTTCTGAAGAAGGTGTAAGCCAGGAAGCAGAAGGAAACCTTAGAGGAGGGCTGACTCAGCCTGGTCAGGGATATAAAGAGGACACTCCGGTTAGGCATTTGGACCCAGAAGAAATGATAAGAGGAGTAGATGAGTTGGAAAGGCTTAGGGAAGAGATAAGAAGAGTAAGAAACAAGTTTGTGATGATGCATTGGAAACAAAGACATTCACGCAGCCGTCCTTATCCTGTGTGCTTTAGgccttga